In one window of Macrotis lagotis isolate mMagLag1 chromosome 5, bilby.v1.9.chrom.fasta, whole genome shotgun sequence DNA:
- the TMEM248 gene encoding transmembrane protein 248, protein MRIMFNINPLENLKAHISSRPPLVVFMVSVSAMAIAFLTLGYFFKIKEIKSPEMAEDWNTFLLRFNDLDLCVSENETLKHLLNDTATSETAVTSGQARSATQAPQALEDSGPTNISVAITLTLDPLKPFGGYSRNVTHLYSTILGHQIGLSGREAHEEINITFTLPAAWNSDDCVLHGHCEQVVFTACMTVTAATNVFPVTVQPPHCIPETYSNATLWYKVFTTVRDSNTKYAQDYNPFWCYKGAIGKVYHTLNPKLTVIVPDDDRSLINLHLMHTSYFLFVMVITMFCYAVIKGRPSKLRQSNSEFCPEKVALAEA, encoded by the exons ATGAGAATAATGTTTAACATCAATCCCTTGGAGAACCTGAAGGCTCATATCAGTAGCCGCCCTCCACTTGTCGTGTTTATGGTCAGCGTGAGTGCCATGGCCATTGCTTTCTTGACCCTAggctatttctttaaaataaaggagaTCAAGTCACCAGAAATGGCAGAG gACTGGAACACCTTCCTTCTGAGGTTTAATGACCTGGACTTGTGTGTTTCGGAAAATGAAACTTTAAAGCATCTTCTGAATGACACCGCCACCTCAGAGACCGCAGTGACCAGTGGACAGGCCCGATCAGCCACCCAGGCCCCACAGGCCCTCGAGGACTCTGGCCCCACCAACATTTCTGTTGCCATCACTCTGACCTTGGACCCACTGAAACCCTTTGGAGGGTACTCCCGCAATGTCACACACCTATATTCCACCATTTTGGGCCACCAGATTGGGCTTTCGG GTAGAGAAGCCCACGAGGAGATCAATATTACGTTTACGTTGCCTGCGGCATGGAACTCTGATGACTGTGTGCTCCATGGCCACTGTGAGCAGGTAGTCTTCACCGCCTGTATGACTGTCACAGCTGCCACCAATGTGTTTCCTGTTACTGT aCAACCACCACATTGTATCCCTGAGACCTACAGCAACGCCACGCTTTGGTACAAAGTCTTCACCACCGTCAGGGACTCAAATACGAAATATGCGCAAGATTATAATCCTTTCTGGTGTTACAAAGGGGCCATCGGGAAGGTCTACCACACTTTAAACCCCAAGCTCACTGTCATCGTGCCAGAT GATGATCGCTCCTTGATAAATCTGCATCTCATGCACACCAGCTATTTCCTCTTTGTGATGGTGATTACGATGTTCTGCTACGCAGTCATCAAGGGTAGACCAAGCAAACTGCGACAAAGCAATTCAGAATTCTGCCCAGAAAAG GTGGCTTTGGCTGAAGCCTAG